The following are encoded in a window of Candidatus Moraniibacteriota bacterium genomic DNA:
- a CDS encoding RNA polymerase sigma factor yields MGKNENAQEKDELNNSSDKDLVLQIRKGNEKYFNDLLGRYREKLFFYLRHFVGGKEEAEDLLQNVFVKAYEKFSSFDQERQFSSWIYRIAHNEAVNYLKRRSQKIFLSWEDIVTAKDRLESSSKERSAQEEWIRKEVRDDVRLALERLNEKYREILILRFYLDHSYEEIAKIIDRPTNTVGTLISRAKKRLLREMNTLVK; encoded by the coding sequence ATGGGAAAAAATGAAAATGCTCAAGAAAAAGACGAATTAAATAATAGTAGCGATAAAGATCTTGTTTTGCAAATCCGAAAAGGAAATGAAAAATATTTTAATGATCTCCTTGGTCGTTACCGAGAAAAATTGTTTTTTTACCTTAGGCATTTTGTGGGGGGGAAAGAAGAGGCGGAAGATCTTTTGCAAAATGTTTTTGTAAAAGCATATGAAAAATTTTCAAGTTTTGATCAAGAAAGGCAATTCTCTTCTTGGATTTATAGAATTGCTCACAATGAAGCAGTAAATTATCTTAAGAGAAGAAGTCAAAAAATATTTCTTTCTTGGGAAGATATTGTAACTGCCAAAGATCGATTAGAATCTTCGAGTAAGGAACGATCAGCTCAAGAAGAATGGATTCGCAAAGAAGTTCGTGATGATGTTCGGCTTGCTCTAGAAAGATTGAATGAAAAGTATAGAGAAATATTGATACTGCGATTTTATTTGGATCATTCGTATGAAGAGATAGCAAAGATTATTGATAGACCAACAAATACCGTAGGAACACTCATTAGTCGAGCAAAAAAAAGACTTCTTCGAGAGATGAATACTTTAGTAAAATAA
- a CDS encoding valine--tRNA ligase has product MKKLSKIYEPKLYEDSIYTKWTDSGFFNPDICIQKGITKKNAPSFCIVLPPPNVTGHLHIGHAAMLALEDSMIRYARMTGKKTLWLPGTDHSAIATQEKVERILWLNEKKNRHDLGREEFLLRVHEFAQESHDFIVNQIKKMGSSLDWSREAFTLDEKRHYAVNTAFKKMFDDGIIYRGDRIVNWDPKMQTTVSDDEVEWKEESIPFYYFQYGPFVIGTSRPETKFKDKYVVVHPDDARYSQYTHGQTFQIEWIDDTPITATLIKDTAIDQEFGTGAMTITPWHDATDFEIAERHNLEKEQIIDYDGRMLNISEEFLGLDIFKARKKIIEKLKKKNLLVRIEEGYKHNIAINSRGGGIIEPQIKKQWFVDVNKTFTRNNKKTTLKKLMQNAVKNKDINILPKRFEKTYFHWIDNLRDWCISRQIWYGHRIPVWYRKDELYCDVIPPKGLGWKQDNDTLDTWFSSGLWTFSTLGWPEKTNDLSLYHPNNVLETGYDILFFWVARMILMSTYLLEEVPFKTVYLHGLVRDENGKKMSKSLGNVIDPLDVIEKYGTDAVRLSLLLGNTPGNDLRLSDEKIAQYRNFTNKLWNIARFILDRSSSKESPSSLPKNITLDSSYFILSKMKALIENVTEDFDHFRFSQAGERLREFTWNIFADWYIETVKFEKNIKETEDILLFVFKDLLKLWHPFMPFVTETLWESFRNKKENLLLVSSWPSADAYSKNVKNSEEFQIIVDIIVAIRNLRSHYHIEPAKKITLIISLPKNSEKLFDLLERNASLITSLKTGISEISFLISENPKMPCLSQSVSAHILLHIPQENIIDKEAEKLRLQKEIEKLTLYEDSLRKRLDNPSYRNNAPENIVKESQEKLHEIQKQKKELKQMFEKIA; this is encoded by the coding sequence ATGAAAAAGCTTTCTAAAATTTATGAGCCCAAACTTTACGAAGATTCCATTTATACTAAATGGACAGATAGCGGATTTTTCAATCCTGATATTTGTATACAAAAAGGTATTACCAAAAAAAATGCACCCTCTTTTTGTATAGTTCTTCCCCCACCCAATGTAACGGGACATCTTCACATCGGACATGCAGCCATGCTTGCCCTCGAAGATTCCATGATTCGTTATGCTCGAATGACTGGCAAAAAAACGCTTTGGCTTCCAGGAACAGATCACTCAGCTATTGCAACGCAAGAAAAAGTCGAACGTATTCTTTGGCTCAATGAAAAGAAAAATAGGCATGATCTCGGCCGAGAAGAATTTTTGCTTCGTGTACATGAATTTGCCCAAGAAAGTCATGATTTTATCGTCAATCAAATAAAAAAAATGGGATCCTCCCTTGATTGGAGTCGAGAAGCTTTCACTCTGGACGAAAAAAGACATTATGCTGTAAATACCGCTTTCAAAAAAATGTTTGATGATGGCATTATTTACCGAGGAGATCGTATTGTTAATTGGGATCCAAAAATGCAAACAACCGTATCTGACGATGAGGTAGAATGGAAAGAAGAAAGTATCCCCTTTTATTACTTTCAATATGGACCTTTTGTTATAGGAACCTCTCGTCCAGAGACAAAATTTAAAGATAAATATGTCGTTGTGCATCCTGATGATGCAAGATATTCTCAATATACTCACGGGCAAACATTCCAAATAGAATGGATCGACGATACACCCATTACCGCAACACTTATTAAGGATACTGCCATCGATCAAGAATTTGGAACTGGTGCTATGACTATTACACCTTGGCATGACGCTACGGATTTTGAAATAGCAGAGCGCCACAATCTCGAAAAAGAACAAATCATTGATTATGACGGTCGGATGCTTAATATTTCAGAAGAATTTTTGGGTCTTGATATTTTCAAAGCACGGAAAAAAATCATAGAAAAACTTAAGAAAAAAAATCTTCTTGTCCGCATAGAAGAAGGTTACAAGCACAATATAGCAATAAATTCTCGTGGGGGTGGCATTATAGAACCTCAAATAAAAAAACAATGGTTTGTTGATGTAAATAAAACTTTTACACGAAACAACAAGAAAACCACACTCAAAAAACTCATGCAAAATGCCGTAAAAAATAAGGATATTAACATCCTTCCTAAACGGTTTGAGAAAACCTATTTTCATTGGATCGACAATCTTCGCGATTGGTGCATTTCACGACAAATTTGGTATGGCCATCGCATTCCTGTTTGGTATCGAAAAGATGAGTTGTATTGCGACGTTATTCCCCCGAAAGGTTTGGGATGGAAACAAGACAATGACACTCTAGATACATGGTTTTCATCAGGTCTTTGGACGTTTTCCACACTCGGTTGGCCCGAAAAAACAAATGACCTTTCTCTTTATCATCCCAATAACGTTTTGGAAACAGGCTATGACATTCTCTTTTTTTGGGTTGCTCGAATGATCCTTATGAGCACCTATCTTTTGGAAGAAGTTCCTTTCAAAACAGTTTATCTTCATGGTCTTGTTCGTGATGAAAATGGAAAAAAGATGAGCAAGTCATTAGGAAATGTCATTGATCCGTTGGATGTTATTGAAAAATATGGAACAGATGCTGTTCGTCTTTCTCTTCTTTTGGGAAATACTCCTGGAAACGATCTCCGCCTTAGTGATGAAAAAATAGCTCAATATAGAAATTTTACTAATAAGCTTTGGAATATAGCTCGCTTTATTCTAGACCGATCTTCCTCAAAAGAAAGCCCTTCCTCCCTACCAAAGAATATAACGCTTGATTCTTCTTATTTCATACTTTCAAAAATGAAAGCTCTTATTGAAAATGTCACAGAGGATTTTGATCATTTTCGATTTTCTCAAGCAGGCGAACGTCTCCGAGAATTCACTTGGAATATCTTTGCTGATTGGTATATAGAAACTGTGAAATTCGAAAAAAACATTAAAGAAACAGAGGACATTCTTTTGTTTGTTTTCAAAGATCTCCTCAAACTTTGGCATCCTTTTATGCCTTTCGTTACGGAAACACTCTGGGAAAGTTTTCGAAATAAAAAGGAAAATTTACTTCTCGTTTCTTCCTGGCCATCAGCGGATGCTTATTCAAAAAATGTAAAAAATTCAGAAGAATTTCAGATCATTGTTGATATTATAGTGGCTATTCGAAATCTTCGTTCTCATTATCATATAGAACCAGCCAAAAAAATCACACTTATCATTTCCCTTCCCAAAAATTCAGAAAAACTTTTCGATCTTTTGGAAAGAAATGCGAGTCTTATTACTTCTCTCAAAACAGGTATTTCCGAAATTTCATTTCTTATTTCAGAAAATCCAAAAATGCCTTGTCTTTCACAATCCGTATCTGCTCACATTCTTCTCCATATTCCCCAAGAAAATATCATTGATAAAGAAGCTGAAAAATTACGCCTCCAAAAAGAAATTGAAAAACTTACTCTCTATGAAGATTCTCTCAGAAAAAGATTAGATAATCCTTCTTACAGAAATAACGCTCCTGAAAATATAGTAAAAGAATCCCAAGAAAAACTTCATGAAATTCAAAAACAAAAGAAAGAACTTAAACAAATGTTTGAAAAAATAGCGTAA
- the tsaD gene encoding tRNA (adenosine(37)-N6)-threonylcarbamoyltransferase complex transferase subunit TsaD produces MSTILSLETSCDDTACAIIEKKNNSIHVLSNVISSQTQIHSQNGGVIPNLAAREHTKNILPVIENTLSQARCSIESLDALAVTIAPGLIPALLVGTTTAQTLSWLWKKPLLGIHHIEGHIYANFAPKDENDTVIDSLRFPLLALVVSGGHTQLVLMKEHFSYSIIGETQDDAVGEAFDKTARVLGLPYPGGPEISRLAQEFRNENGNENIIQFPRPMIHSPNFHFSFSGLKTAVLYTVKTYRKENNLSENDPLPKHFQKAVSAGFEDACVDVLLSKTQKAIERFSIQSVLIAGGVSANIHLREMLKKCIDEKFPHIFLRLPQKDLSLDNAAMIGIAGLLRWDLFSDSEKQKASTLWKNLEARANFSLEDYAHTMK; encoded by the coding sequence ATGTCAACAATTCTTTCCCTAGAAACTTCTTGCGACGATACTGCCTGCGCTATTATCGAAAAGAAAAATAATAGTATACACGTTCTTTCTAATGTTATATCTTCTCAAACACAGATTCATTCTCAAAATGGCGGAGTTATACCCAATCTAGCAGCTCGAGAACACACCAAAAACATATTACCCGTTATCGAGAATACTCTCTCTCAAGCTCGATGTTCCATTGAATCCTTAGATGCTCTCGCCGTAACTATCGCACCAGGACTTATTCCTGCTCTTCTTGTAGGAACCACTACAGCACAAACACTTTCTTGGCTTTGGAAGAAGCCTCTTCTGGGAATACATCATATAGAAGGTCATATTTATGCCAATTTTGCACCAAAAGATGAAAATGATACCGTTATTGATTCCTTACGATTTCCCCTTCTCGCTCTCGTAGTAAGTGGTGGTCACACACAACTCGTTTTAATGAAAGAACATTTTTCTTATTCTATTATTGGTGAAACGCAAGATGATGCCGTTGGAGAAGCTTTCGACAAAACAGCCCGTGTTCTGGGACTTCCTTATCCAGGTGGACCAGAAATTTCTCGCCTTGCACAAGAATTTCGAAATGAAAATGGAAATGAAAATATCATTCAATTTCCTCGCCCAATGATACATTCTCCTAATTTTCACTTTTCTTTTTCTGGTCTCAAAACAGCAGTTCTTTATACCGTAAAAACGTATCGCAAAGAAAACAATCTCTCTGAAAATGATCCTCTTCCGAAACATTTTCAAAAGGCAGTGAGTGCTGGATTTGAAGATGCTTGTGTTGATGTTTTATTATCCAAAACACAAAAAGCAATTGAACGTTTTTCTATTCAGTCAGTACTCATTGCTGGAGGCGTAAGCGCTAATATTCATTTACGAGAAATGCTCAAAAAATGCATCGACGAAAAGTTTCCTCATATTTTTCTCCGACTTCCTCAAAAAGATCTTTCTCTTGATAATGCCGCCATGATTGGTATAGCCGGATTACTCCGTTGGGATTTATTTTCTGATTCTGAAAAACAAAAAGCTTCTACTCTTTGGAAAAATCTCGAGGCTCGAGCAAACTTCTCTCTTGAAGACTATGCTCACACTATGAAATAA